One genomic segment of Equus quagga isolate Etosha38 chromosome 20, UCLA_HA_Equagga_1.0, whole genome shotgun sequence includes these proteins:
- the PSMC1 gene encoding 26S proteasome regulatory subunit 4, producing the protein MGQSQSGGHGPGGGKKDDKDKKKKYEPPVPTRVGKKKKKTKGPDAASKLPLVTPHTQCRLKLLKLERIKDYLLMEEEFIRNQEQMKPLEEKQEEERSKVDDLRGTPMSVGTLEEIIDDNHAIVSTSVGSEHYVSILSFVDKDLLEPGCSVLLNHKVHAVIGVLMDDTDPLVTVMKVEKAPQETYADIGGLDNQIQEIKESVELPLTHPEYYEEMGIKPPKGVILYGPPGTGKTLLAKAVANQTSATFLRVVGSELIQKYLGDGPKLVRELFRVAEEHAPSIVFIDEIDAIGTKRYDSNSGGEREIQRTMLELLNQLDGFDSRGDVKVIMATNRIETLDPALIRPGRIDRKIEFPLPDEKTKKRIFQIHTSRMTLADDVTLDDLIMAKDDLSGADIKAICTEAGLMALRERRMKVTNEDFKKSKENVLYKKQEGTPEGLYL; encoded by the exons ggTCAAAGTCAGAGTGGTGGTCATGGTCCTGGAGGTGGCAAGAAGGATGACAAG gacaagaaaaagaaatatgaaccTCCCGTGCCAACTCGagtggggaaaaagaagaagaaaacaaagggaccAGATGCTGCTAGCAAACTGCCACTGG tgACACCTCACACTCAGTGCCGGTTAAAATTATTGAAGTTAGAGAGAATTAAAGACTATCTTCTCATGGAGGAAGAATTCATTAGAAATCAGGAACAAATGAAGCCTTTAGAGGAAAAGCAAGAG GAGGAAAGATCAAAGGTGGATGACCTGAGAGGGACCCCAATGTCGGTAGGGACCTTGGAAGAGATCATTGATGACAATCACGCCATCGTGTCTACATCTGTGGGCTCAGAACACTACGTCAGCATTCTTTCATTTGTAGACAAGGATCTGCTGGAACCGGGCTGCTCCGTGCTGCTCAACCACAAG GTGCATGCTGTGATAGGGGTGCTGATGGATGACACGGATCCCCTGGTCACAGTGATGAAGGTGGAAAAGGCCCCTCAGGAGACCTATGCTGATATTGGAGGGTTGGACAACCAAATTCAGGAAATTAAG GAATCTGTGGAGCTTCCCCTCACTCATCCTGAATATTACGAAGAGATGGGTATAAAGCCCCCTAAGGGGGTCATTCTCTATGGTCCACCTGGCACAG GTAAAACCTTATTAGCCAAAGCAGTAGCAAACCAAACCTCAGCCACCTTCTTGAGAGTGGTTGGCTCTGAACTTATTCAGAAGTACCTAGGCGATGGGCCCAAACTTGTTCGGGAATTGTTTCGAGTTGCTGAAGAACATGCACCATCCATCGTGTTTATTGATGAAATTGATGCCATTGGGACAAAAAG gTATGACTCAAAttctggtggggagagagaaattcaGCGAACGATGTTAGAACTGTTGAACCAGTTGGATGGATTTGATTCAAGGGGAGACGTGAAAGTTATCATGGCCACAAACCGAATAGAAACTTTGGACCCAGCACTTATCAGACCAG GCCGCATTGACAGGAAGATCGAGTTCCCCCTGCCTGATGAAAAGACCAAGAAGCGCATCTTTCAGATCCACACAAGCAGGATGACGCTGGCTGACGATGTTACCCTGGACGACTTGATCATGGCTAAAGACGACCTCTCCGGTGCCGACATCAAG GCAATCTGTACAGAAGCTGGTCTGATGGCCTTGAGAGAACGCAGAATGAAAGTAACAAATGAAGACTtcaaaaaatctaaagaaaatgtcCTTTATAAGAAGCAGGAAGGCACCCCTGAGGGGCTGTATCTCTAG